GTAGGCGCGGGTTATATTGCAGTTGAATTAGCAGGCGTTTTAAATAGCTTAGGTAGCGAAACCCATTTATTTGTGCGCCAACATGCTCCATTGCGTAATCAAGATCCATTGATTGTAGAAACCTTAGTTGAAGTGTTAGCACAAGATGGTATCCAATTACATACCAAAGCATTGCCAGAAGAAGTGGTTAAAAATGCGGATGGTTCGCTTACCTTGAAATTACAAGATGGCCGTGAAACCACAGTGGATACGTTAATTTGGGCGATTGGTCGCGAACCAGCAACGGATGTGATTAATCTTGAAGTAACCGGTGTGAAAACTAATTCACGCGGACAAATTATTGTCGATAAATATCAAAATACAAACGTACCTGGCATTTATGCGGTAGGTGATATTATCGAAGGTGGTATTGAATTAACACCAGTTGCCGTGGCGGCAGGTCGTCGTTTGTCTGAGCGTTTATTTAATAACAAACCGAATGAACATTTGGATTACAATCTTGTACCAACCGTTGTATTCAGCCATCCGCCAATCGGTACAGTCGGTTTAACTGAGCCACAAGCGATTGAGCAATATGGCGAAGAAAATGTGAAAGTGTATAAATCCTCTTTCACAGCAATGTATACAGCGGTGACTGAACATCGTCAACCTTGTCGCATGAAATTAGTGTGTGTCGGCAAAGAAGAGAAAATCGTAGGCTTACACGGTATTGGTTTTGGAGTGGATGAAATGATCCAAGGTTTTGCGGTGGCGATCAAAATGGGTGCAACTAAAGCAGACTTTGATAATACAGTGGCGATTCACCCAACCGGTTCAGAAGAATTTGTCACAATGCGTTAATTGCAGATAAAGAAAGTGCGGTCAAAACTTCTGATGTTTTTGACCGCACTTTTTATTGTGATTTGTTATTAGGCTGCTGCGCGATTGCCTAATGTACCATCATCTTCCATTTCTTTCGCCACACCGACAACTTCAGCAATTTTGTCTCCTTCTTTGAAGAATACAAAACCACCATGTTCCATTTTGACCCAAGGTTCATCTTTGGTGAGTGGAAAAGTTGTAATGATTGTGACTTTGTCACCATCTTTTGCGTAATCATTAAAATCAATGACGCCATCATCATCAATGCGGTGTGCTTTACCAAAAGGGGCTTTACGCGTTAAATAATGCAAATTGGTTGAGCAGTGGGCAATCATCCATTCTCCGTTTGAAAGAATGAAGTTAAAAGTGCCTTTTTGTGAGAGCTCTTTGGTAATGTCTTGAATAGCTTCAAAGATTTCCATTTCAGACGGTTTACGACGGAAGCGATTTTTCAAATATTCCGCCATATAACAAAATGCGGCTTCTGAATCGGTCGAGCCAATAGGCTGACAGAAACTCTCAGACATATCTGGTAATTCTTTTAAATTACCGTTGTGAGCAAATACCCAATTTTGTCCCCAAATTTCACGAATAAAGGGATGGGTGTTTTCAATGGTAACACCGCCTTGTGTTGCCTTACGAATGTGGGCAATCACGTTCAGTGATTTAATGTTGTATTGTTTTACACAATCCGCAATCGGGGATTGAGACGCAGCATGGTTATCGCGAAAAATACGCACACCACGACCTTCAAAAAAAGCGATACCGAAGCCATCTGAATGGCAGTCAGTAAGACCAGCACGACGACGGAAACCTTCAAAAGAAAAGACAATATCCGTCGGCGTATTGCAGTTCATTCCGAGTAATTGGCACATAAATTCCTACAGCTTATTTTTATATTTTTTATAACCTTATAATGTGTGCAGATTTAACACCATAATGCGTTGAAATTCAAGATGGATCACAAAGGATTTTTAGAAGAAAATGTTACATAAAATAACATCAGAAGTTTTTTGATAAGACGACAAATCATGATGTAAATAAAAAGGCGTGTTTAACACGCCTTTTTTATCCTTCAAGGAGATAAAGATTATTCATCTTTATTTGATTTATCCTCTTCCTCTACTTCAATCTCAACTTCATCTGCTTTATCTGCAGCACCGTTGATCGTTAAGCAAATCTCACTAGAAATCAAATGCTCTAAAATTGTGGCAAGTTCGTGTAATTTCTCTTTGTCATCATCGAAATAACCTTCTTCTTTCAAGTGAGCAATGAAGGCAGAGAATACTGCTTTATCAAAGAATTCTGGCGCATTAATACCATGTAATACAGAAAGACGTTGTGCCACCAATTGGCTTTCTTTTTCTAGTAAACCACGGGCAATTCCAGGGTCTCTACGTAAAATGCTTACTGTAATGTAGTAGCGTTGTAAGATTTCACGCATACCCGCAGACCAAAGTTGTAAAATGCGAACTTTAGAGCGGTGGATAGATAAGAAATTATCATTGGATTGGATAACTTCTTGACGCGCAAATTCATCAATAATGGCTTTAATTTGTGTATCTAATTCTTCTTCAGTGAAATGAAGGAAGAGTTCGCCTTTTAAGAATGGATAAATTTTACGTACTGCATCCAATAATAAATCTTTTTGGATTGCTTCATAATGTAAAACGATACTCGCAACAAGTGAAGGCAACACAAATAAGTGTTGAATGTTGTTGCGGTAATACGTCATGAGAACAGCGGAATTACGTTCTAAACGAATAATTTCCCCAAAGTTATCTTTTTCAACTAACACGCCAACACGATCTAAGCTTAATACGTGGTCAAGCATCGCTTTTGGTGTATCAGTTGGCAGTACCACATCAGTAGAATATGGTACATTCTTTAACATTTCTTGATAACTAGAGAGTTGTTCTAATAGTTGCTCATGAGAAAGTGCACGCTGACGAGAAGAGAGGAGGGCAGTTCCCACTAAATTCATCGCATTAACAGCAGCGGCTTTATTAATATTTACCATCACTTGATTAGAAACAGATCCAACTGCATGGTTAAACCAGTGTGGCTTATCTTCATGATGTTGTTCTTTCCATTCTGGATAATGGTGATTGAGGTAATTGGAAAGCGTGATTGGTTCACCGAAATTCACAAACCCCTGACCTAAATTACGCAATTTTTTAATCACACGTAAAACTAAGCCAGCATTTTCTTTTTCTTTCGCTGCACCACGTAATTCTTTCGCGTAAGTATCCACTTCTAGTACGTGTTCATAACCGATATACACGGGCACCACAGAAATTGGACGTGTTTGGTTATGTTGAAGTGCTTGTAGCGTCATCGACATCATACCGGTTTTCGGTGCAAGCAAGCGACCTGTACGAGAACGACCACCTTCAATAAAGTATTCGACGGAATAACCACGGTGGAATAATTCCCCTAAATATTCACGAAAAATCGCAGAGTAAAGGCGATTACCTTTAAAGGTACGTCGAATAAAGAATGCCCCCCAGCTACGGAATAAAGGTCCCGCTGGCCAGAAGTTTAAGTTAATCCCCGCAGCAATGTGTGGTGGCACAAGACCTTGGTGGTAGAGCACATAAGAAAGTAATAAATAGTCAATATGACTACGGTGACAAGGCACATAAACAATCTCATGTCCTTCTAATGCTAATTTACGCACGCGGTCAGCATTTTGTACATCAATACCTGAATACAGTTTGTTCCATAACCAACGCAAGAAACGATCTGCCGCACGAAGGCTTGAATGGCTTACATTTGCTGCAATTTCATGAAGAATTTTTTCGGCTTCAGCGTAAGCTTTATCGCGGCTGATATTTTTTGATTTTGCCTCATCTTCAATCGCATTTTGAATTGCTTGAGAATTTAATAGCTTATTAAACATCGCTTCGCGGTTTGGCAAACGAGGTCCAGTCGCGGAAATGCGTTGTTTAGCAAAGTGCATTTTAGCCACGCGAGCCAGTTTTTGTGCAATTTTTTCATCTGAACCGTGCTCATTTACCATGTAACGCAAAGAAAGTGCCTGAGAAAAACGCACAAAAGTATCACGTCCAAACCAAATTGCCGCAAAGGTTTTTTGAAGACCATTTAATAAGCGAAGATTAGGTAAGCTTGCTTTATCTTCTTTACCTGGTGAACGCCCCCAAAGCACAGAAACAGGGATCAGTTGTACATCTAAATCAGCAACATCACGGTGCAACTCTAAATATTTATTGAAGACTTTGGCAGTTTCATCTTTTGCGCCTTTTGATTTAAAAAAGCGGCGACCTTCGTCTAAATAGACATAACGTGGTAATGCTATGCCATCAATCACATTCTTTTCAGCTGGATCGGGCAGACCGACGCTCAAACAGTTACGACGGAAAATCACGAAGTCAGTTTGAGAGGTATAAGGCAAAACATAAAGAATAGGTTGATTGATGTTGAGTTGAAGCTCTTCGATTGGTTGAGCGGGAATAGGATTATTTTTTACTAAAACCGAAAGCGGTAATTCTAATAATTTACGATAAGTACTTACGATGCCAGACATAATTAATATTCTCTTTTTGTTAGACATTTCTAGGTATTGTCAGGCATTTTAACACATTCGACCAGTCAAATTCTAAAAATTTACATTTGAGATTTATGATGAACACTCAAAAGATGAAAAAAATTGACCGCACTTTTATCTCTAAAAAATAGTTGTTGCAATCGCCATCTTTCTGTATATACTAACAGTTATTCTGTATAAAGTAACAGGAGTGTATATGAGGCCATTAACTGCCAGACAACAAGAAGTGCTGGAACTCTTAAAACGCCATTTAGAAACCACGGGTATGCCGCCAACTCGTGCAGAAATTTCTCGTGAATTAGGCTTTAAATCCCCTAATGCGGCGGAAGAACACTTAAAAGCACTTGCTCGTAAAGGTGCAATTGAAATTGTCGCGGGGGCTTCTCGCGGTATTCGCATTATTGATGACAGTGCAAATGATGAGGAAGAAGAGGGATTACCGCTCATTGGTCGTGTAGCCGCAGGGGAACCAATTTTGGCTGAGCAACATATTGAAGGCACTTATCGTGTTGATGCTAATATGTTCAAACCACAAGCTGACTTTTTATTAAAAGTATATGGTCAATCTATGAAAGATATCGGCATTTTAGATGGCGATCTTCTTGCTGTTCATAGCACAAAAGATGTGAGAAATGGACAGATTGTTGTCGCACGAATTGAAGATGAAGTGACAGTAAAACGCTTAGAGCGTAAAGGTTCCGTTATTTATCTGCATGCAGAAAACGAAGAGTTTCAGCCGATTGTCGTTAATCTTGAAGAACAACCTCATTTTGAAATTGAAGGGATTGCAGTAGGGATCATTCGTAATAACGCCTGGATGTAATGATGAAAGTGCGGTGAGAAAATAAAGTGTTTTTTGACCGCACTTTGTCTATTCTGGCTATTTGCCATTCGGCTTATTGCTCTCTATAATGCCAAAAAATTTTCAAATCAAGGAAGGAAACATGCAGTTTTCCAAAATGCATGGCCTTGGCAATGACTTTGTCGTTGTTGATGCTGTGACGCAAAATGCCTATTTTACCCCTGAAACCATTAAACGCTTAGCCGATCGTCATCGTGGTATTGGTTTTGATCAGCTTTTAATTGTTGAGCCACCTTATGATCCAGATTTAGATTTCCATTATCGTATTTTCAATGCAGATGGTAGTGAAGTGTCGCAATGTGGAAATGGGGCAAGATGTTTTGCGCGTTTTGTCACCTTAAAAGGGTTGACCAATAAAAAGGATATTGCAGTAAGCACGCAAAAAGGAAAAATGGTTTTAACGGTAAAAGAAGATGGGCAAATTCGCGTCAATATGGGCGAGCCGATTTGGGAACCCAATAAAATTCCTTTTACTGCCAATAAATTTGAAAAAAATTATATTCTACGTACCGATGTTCAAACGGTGCTTTGTGGTGCAGTATCAATGGGTAATCCGCATTGTGTTGTTCAAGTGGACGATATTGAAACGGCCAATGTAGCAGAATTAGGTCCATTATTAGAGAATCACGAACGTTTTCCGGAAAGGGTAAATGCTGGATTTATGCAAGTCGTCAATCGTAACCACATTAAGTTGCGTGTATATGAACGTGGTGCAGGTGAAACGCAAGCTTGTGGCAGTGGTGCTTGTGCTGCAGCAGCTGTAGGGATTATGCAAGGTTTACTTGATAACAAAGTGCAAGTCGATCTACCTGGTGGTAGCTTACTTATTGAATGGGAAGGCGTAGGCTCACCGCTTTATATGACTGGCGATGCGACTCATATCTATGATGGCAATATTCACCTTTAATCTTTCTAATCTGAATAAAAAATGCGTGGAGATTATCCACGCATTTTTTATTTATTGTTCAACTTCTACATCACGCTGATTTAATGGTTGCGTTGGGCGGTTGTTTTTCCCTTCCATTTCTTCTATCGCAGCAATTTGTGCTTTGCTTGCTTGAATTGGTGCTTTAAAAATGGTCCAAGCCACGTTTTCACTACAAGGTGGAGTTGTGAGTGATCCATTTAAGCGGAAGCGTGCCATCTCTTTTGGCATTAGCGCTTTAATATCAATCGGTTGAGCCAATTTTTCTTTTTGTCCAACGGTGAGTTTTTTCTCAACTACTGGTGCTAATGCTGGATTCGCTTCACCTTCATTGACCATTACGGCAACAACCGATAATGCTTTATCTTCACTTTGATGAACAAAATGAATTTCTAAAGGATAATGTTGGCGTTTAAAAGTATGTTCACTTGGTGTGTGAAAGTGAAATTGTTTTAAATAGAATGGTTTATTGTTGAGCGTAATAAATGGCGCATTTTCTTGTGCAACGCTGACTTGCACGGTATGCCCATTATTCTCTACTTGATAAGCCGCAGGGAAATAATTCATCTTAAGTGGTTTATTTGCCACTTTCATGCCGTTATCTGCTTCCAGATTAACAGGCGACTGAACCTTCCCTAGCTTACAGGTTTGATATTCGGTGAGCAAATCACCCCAATGTTCAGGGCTTTCTTTCCCATTATAAGACCAATGCGCTTTATGCGTTTGGGCAAATGATGTTGCGCTTAATGCGATAATTAAGCTAGAAAGCAATAGACGAGTCTTCATAAGGCACCTCTCCTTTTTTGTGGTATATGCCTCATCGATTCTACTGATTCTGTATGATAGCTTTTTGATTTTGGTCAAGTTTTGTTTGAGTGTAAGCACTCATCGTACGAGTGGGGGTAATGCTAAAAAAGCCGTCTATTTTGACCGCACTTTTTTAGCGCTGACAGAGTCTTTCTCTCAGATCTTCTGCAGTTTTGCTGGTTTTAATTCGTTCAAAAACGATATCTGCTTCAGGATATTCTTTATTAAGATAGCGTAGCCATTGTTTGATCCGGGCAACATGATAAAAACCGGAATCATGGAAATTTTCCATTTCCGCATATTTTTGCAAGATTTTTTGAATATCCACCCAAGGCATTTTTTCGCAATTTTGTTTGAGTACAAGGCTTAAGTTTGGGATATTTAATGCACCACGCCCGACCATTAGATCTTCGCAACCTGTCGCTTTCAAACATGCTTGACCATCTTCCCAACGCCAAATTTCACCATTAGCAATCACTGGGATCGTCAAGCGAGATCTCACTTCACCGATTTTTTCCCAATTGATGCGATCGGCACGATAGCCATCGGCTTTAGTTCGACCGTGAATAGTGATTTCAGTGGCGCCACCTTGTTGTACGGCATCAGCAATTTCAAACGCTTGTGAAGTACAATCCCAACCTAATCTTACTTTCACACTGACAGGTAAATGACTAGGTACGGTTTGTCGCAAGGCTAGAGTCGCTTGATAAATTAATTCAGGTTGTTTGAGAAGTGCTGCTCCTCCGTTGCTCCCATTAACGGTTTTGGATGGACAGCCACAATTTAAATCAATACCATGTGAGCCAAGCTCAATGGCGCGATTAGCATTTTCAGCAAGACAGTTTGGATGTTGACCTAAAAGTTGGACACGAACAGGTGTTTTAGAAGGGGTAAAGCCCTGATTTTTGAGTTCAGGGCAAAGACGATAAAAGACTTTTTCGGGTAAGAGTTGATCCACCACGCGAACAAACTCGGTGATGCAGAGATCGTATTCATTCACTTCGGTTAAAAGCTGGCGAACAAAAGGATCAAGCACTCCTTGCATAGGGGCGAGGATAACGCGCACTATTTCCAGCCTTTTGCTTTACAAATTAAATCATAAGCGGCTTGGATTTGTTGCGCTTTTTCTTTAGCCATTTCCATCATTTCTGGCGGTAAGCCTTTCGCGACTAATTTATCCGGGTGATGTTCATTCATTAAACGGCGATATGCACGTTTTACCGCATTGCGATCATCACTTTCACTCACGCCCAATACTTTATAAGCATCGCTTAATGTAGGGCCTGAAGATTGTTGGTATCCGCCTTGTTGTTGGTATTGGTAACCACCTTGCTGTTGATAGCTGCCTTGTTGGTATTGGCGATAGAATCTACCTTGGGTAAATTGACGAGCGGCAATTTCCATGGCCAGCATTTGCTCAAACTGCATACGGGAAAGACCAAGTTCTTCGGCTACCACATAAAGCACTTCTTTTTCTGAGTCATGTAATTGAGAATCAGCAAAGGCAGCCTGCACTTGCACATGTAAGAACATTCTCAGTAAGTCAGCACGTTGTCCACATCCAATGCGGAACTCACGAATCACCTGACGCAATGGAAAATCCGCTTCTTTACCACGACGGAAGGCTTCTTGAGCAAGTTTGCGATGGCTCTCATCTAATTGCATCTGGTTCATCAACTGATTCGCCAGTTGAATATCTTCTTCTGTCACACGACCTTTGGATTTACTTAAATGTCCAAGTACCGCAAAAGTAGTTTGCATAAAGAGCGCTTGTCGAGTTGTTTTTTTCTTAAAAAAGCTAGAGTTAACTGAACCAAGCTCATAAAGTTTTTTATCTGCGATAGAGCCTAAAATCAGTCCAGCGATGGCGCCGAAAAAGCCCCCCCATTTAAAACCGAGAAAAACGCCGATAATCTTTCCAAAAAAATACATTCTCTTCCCCTAAAGTGCGGTCAAAAGGTCTTTTGACAATAATGGGCAGACGCAAATGTCTGCCCCTACATTAATATGGCTTTATTCTTATTTTTCAAGTGATGAATTACACACCATAACTTTCACGATAAGCCCGCATCGCAGGTAAATATTGCTGATAATCGGGTTCTTTTTCAATGAATTGCATTAAATCATCCAAATCAATAATGGAAAGCACTTGGCACTGATAGTCGCGTTCTACTTCTTGGATGGCAGAAAGTTCCCCTTTGCCTTTTTCCTGACGATTTAATGCAATAAAGACAGCGGCTAATTTCGCGTGATTGGCTTCAAGAAGTGCCATGGATTCACGAATAGCCGTGCCAGCAGTGATGACATCATCAACTAATAACACATTGCCGGTTAATAGGCTGCCGATCAAATTACCGCCTTCACCGTGATCTTTGGCTTCTTTGCGGTTAAAGCAAACAGGCGTATCACGGTTAAATTGATTGAATAGTGCAATGGAAACGCTCGTCGCAATTGGAATGCCTTTGTAGGCAGGTCCAAAAATAACATCAAAATCGACCGCACTTGACTGAATTGCCTTCGCATAGAATTCACCTAAGCGAGCAAGATCTGCGCCAGTGCTGAATAATCCTGCATTAAAAAAGTAAGGACTTTTTCGACCTGATTTTAGTGCAAACTCACCAAATTTAAGCACGTTTCGGCTCAAGGCGAATTTAATAAATTCGATTTTGTAGCTTTCCATTTTTTGTTCCTATAAACCTAATGCTTCACGTTGTGCAGCGAAGATTTGTTCGCAGCCTTGTTTGGCTAAGCCTAATAAGGTAAGTAATTCTTCGTGGCTGAACGGTTCACCTTCTGCAGTACCTTGCACTTCGATCATACGACCATCTTCCATCATCACAACGTTCATATCTGTTTCGGCGGCTGAATCTTCCACATATTCCAAATCACACACAGCTTCACCTTCAACAATCCCAACCGAAATTGCAGCAATCAGACCTTTGATTGGATTGGTTTTTAATGTGCCATTTGCAATCAAACCATTGATAGCATCACATAATGCCACTGCTGCGCCGGTGATAGACGCTGTTCTTGTACCGCCATCCGCTTGAATTACGTCGCAGTCTAAGGTAATAGAGCGTTCGCCAAGAGCCTCTAAGTCAACCATCGCACGTAATGAGCGAGCGATTAAGCGTTGAATTTCCATGGTGCGTCCACCTTGTTTGCCTTTTGCCGCTTCACGTTGCATACGGCTGTGTGTAGAGCGAGGTAACATGCCATATTCTGCTGTCACCCAACCTTGATTCTGTCCTTTTAAGAAACGCGGTACGCTTTCATCAACACTCGCCGTACATAAAACTTTAGTATCACCAAATTCCACTAATACTGAGCCTTCAGCATGTTTCGTGTAATTGCGGGTGATTTTAATTGGACGAGGCTGATGATTTTCACGATTATTTGGACGCATTCTGAATTCCTTTATTTTATTGATAAAAAGCGTGCTTATTTTAGCACGCTTTTTAGTGTTTTATTGATTTGCTTGTTCAAACTCACGAATTTTATTAAACACATCTTGTAAATCTGTACCATAGTTAATTTTTTGCAATTCAGGCACAGAGTTAGATTTTACTAACATTCTGAGTGGTTGGAATTGCATATTGCACAAGTAGATTTGTTGATGTGGCAACATATGTTGTACAAAGTGGGTGAGTGCATGAATGCCCCCTGTATCCAGAACAGTCACGGCATCGCATTGCAACACGATATGTTTGATCTCGTGATCCGTATGGACAGTTTTATCATGCAAATCCGCAAAGAGTTTATCCGCCGCAGCAAAGAATAGTGGACCGCTGATACGATAAGCTAATACATCATTTAAATCTTCTGGTGCAGGTTGTTCAATCGCTTTTGTCATTTCTGCAATGGTGCGGATAAATAAGAGACTCGCTAATAATACGCCGACAGAGATGGCAATTACCATATCAAATAACACAGTGAGAATTAAGCAAGTGAACAACACAGCAATTTCGTTTTTTGTGGAGCGACGCGCCAAACGAATAATTTCAGGTACATTTGCCATATGCCAAGCTACCATTAATAGCAATGCCGCCATAGAAGAGAGTGGCAAATAAGACAGGGCATTCGCAAAGAATAATAGCGAGAATAAAACCAAGAGTGCATGAATTACACTGGCTATTGGTGATACCGCACCCGATTTTACATTGGCTGCGGAACGTGCGATGGCTGCAGTTGCCGTAATGCCGCCTAAGAATGGTGAAATAATATTACCCAAACCTTGGGCGAGTAATTCATTATTGGAATGATGTTTAGTATCCGTCATGTTATCTAAAATGACCGCGCAAAGTAGCGATTCAATCGCACCTAATACAGCCATTGAAAAGGCGGCAGGCAAGATATCTTGTATGCGATCAAAATTCCAATTGATGACTTCACCTTGTGCATTAGGAATATTCCAAGGTAAGGCAAATTCAGGCAAGACATTAGGGATACCATGTCCTGTTGTAACGTCAGATAAGGTATATTGGAATGCTGTACCAATAGTTTCAACGGAGAAACCAAATTGTCCTAAGGCTAATGCCATGAGTGTCCCAATAATGACCGCAGGTAAATGGCCCGGCACGGGTAAACGAAGTTTATGCCATTGGGTGAGGACAAATAAGGTGATCACGCCAACCGCAGTGTCTGCCCAGTTAATCGTCGGAAGTGCGGTCAAAATAGCTTGCACTTTTTCAATATAGTGAGGTGGCATCTGGGCAATGTCTAAACCTAAGAAATCTTTGATTTGCAAGGTTCCGATAGTGATCCCAATTCCGCAGGTAAAGCCAAGTGTAACGGGGAGAGGAATGTACTCAATTAATCGCCCTAATCGAGACAAGGCCATGATGACTAAAATAATCCCCGAAAGTAGTGTCGCCATAAGTAACCCGCTGAGCCCAAATTGTTGGGTGACGGGATATAAAATCACAACAAATGCGGCGGTTGGCCCTGAAATATTAAAACGAGATCCACCAGTTAACGCAATCACGATCCCCGCTACGATAGCGGTATAAAGACCATGTTGTGGTGGAACACCGCTGGCAATGGCTAAGGCCATGGAGAGCGGAATCGCAATAACTCCCACAGTCAGACCCGCGATAATATCTTTAATCAATTTTTGTTTTCCGTAACCTTCACGGAAGGATTCTTTCAATGCGCTAAATGGTTTTACAGCCAGAAACACATTTTTAGAAAAGAGTAATTTGATTTGCATAAAAATACGACGATAGAAAAGAGATAAGTTTATATTTTAGCTAAAAGGAAAAGGATTTTTTATGTTCTAGCTCAAAAAACTTGACTAATCTTGGATAAATCTTTATATTTCACGCACTTCAAAACGGTGAGATGTCCGAGTGGTTGAAGGAGCACGCCTGGAAAGCGTGTATGTGCGAAAGTGCATCGGGGGTTCGAATCCCCCTCTCACCGCCATTCAAATATTTTCTTTTCTGAATTTAAAATCATCTTTTAAATCAATCATTTTTGAAATCTAGAATTGACGTTATTTTTCTTTGTATAAAATATGCATAGAGCTATTACTTTCGCTGAAAAAGTAAATAGAAAAACAATAATAGATTGAGATGAGTTATGGCACGCCCTAAAGGATTCGAACCTTTGACCCACGCCTTAGAAGGGCGTTGCTCTATCCAGCTGAGCTAAGGGCGCATTTCAAGGGTTACATCTTTTGTATGGAATTTCGAGGGAAATATAAAAGAAGTGGTCGGCGAGATAGGATTTGAACCTACGACCCACTGGTCCCAAACCAGTTGCGCTACCAAGCTGCGCTACTCGCCGACGATTGAGCACAATTATAGTGAGCTTTTCTTTTCAGTCAATTAATTTTTTAGATTCCTCTTTCAACTGCTCAAAATTATTCCAGTTTTTTCAACCGCACTTTTGTTGTCTTTGTAAAATAAGGCGTTGTCAGTTAAAATAGCAAACGTTTACTTAATTCCACCTTGAGGAAAAATGCATGACTGCCCAAATTATTTCAGGTACTGAACTATCAAAAAAAATCAAATCTGATGTTGCCAGTAAAATTGAACATTATCGTGCTCAAGGTAAACGTGCACCAGGGCTGGCAGTAATTTTGGTGGGGGCGGACCCCGCGTCTCAAGTCTATGTGGGCAGTAAGCGAAAAAGTTGTGAGGAAATCGGGATGGTTTCAAAATCCTATGATTTACCTGAAACAACTTCAGAAGCAGAACTACTACAACTGATAGATCAATTAAATGCCGATGAAAGCATTGATGGTATTCTCGTCCAGCTTCCATTGCCTGAACAAATTAATAGCACATCAGTGATTGAGCGTATTAGCCCTGAAAAAGATGTGGATGGTTTCCACCCTTATAATGTTGGGCGTTTATGCCAACGTATCCCAACTTTACGCGCTTGCACCCCTTATGGTGTGATGAAATTATTAGAAACTACAGGTATTGATTTACACGGTAAGCATGCCGTGATCGTTGGTGCATCAAATATTGTAGGGCGTCCAATGTCGCTTGAATTATTATTGGCAGGCGCTACTGTCACGGTAACGCACCGTTTTACCAAAGATTTAGAACATCATATTCGTCAGGCGGATGTTTTAGTGGTAGCTGTGGGTAAACCTCGTTTTATTCCGGGCGATTGGATTAAAGAAGGGGCAACAGTCATTGATGTGGGGATTAACCGTATCAATGGCAAATTAGTGGGCGATGTGGAATATGATGTGGCGATACAAAAAGCGGCTTATATTACGCCAGTACCGGGTGGAGTAGGGCCAATGACAGTTGCCATGCTGATGTTT
This portion of the Haemophilus parainfluenzae T3T1 genome encodes:
- the folD gene encoding bifunctional methylenetetrahydrofolate dehydrogenase/methenyltetrahydrofolate cyclohydrolase FolD; this translates as MTAQIISGTELSKKIKSDVASKIEHYRAQGKRAPGLAVILVGADPASQVYVGSKRKSCEEIGMVSKSYDLPETTSEAELLQLIDQLNADESIDGILVQLPLPEQINSTSVIERISPEKDVDGFHPYNVGRLCQRIPTLRACTPYGVMKLLETTGIDLHGKHAVIVGASNIVGRPMSLELLLAGATVTVTHRFTKDLEHHIRQADVLVVAVGKPRFIPGDWIKEGATVIDVGINRINGKLVGDVEYDVAIQKAAYITPVPGGVGPMTVAMLMFNTLYAYEHNNQLV